Proteins from a single region of Oceanispirochaeta sp. M1:
- a CDS encoding SUMF1/EgtB/PvdO family nonheme iron enzyme: MVKKVMLALLVFLIFLTFSCEMDSGDESGTGQYNSVSYYSTNSVSGSPPIDGQQYQIGDTITVLGNPYKLRQPGSVLTAWLSTAGIHNFGDQILLTEEILYNSNCLSFEPVWREGYSIEYYGNGNTSGSIPIAIDYVQIAENYTTPDNTGELSKAGFQFAGWSKSPFGYINGELIRPGDEIILDSNARLFAQWEFNDPGIQHYSADNVSFNMTHVPEGIDSLDYFWNDIEEWKHPFWISETEVTYELWWTVRTWAVANGYDLDLGCEGGRVGSNTSGTVPSVNKNNPVTNISWRGAIVWCNALTEWYNANTGSNLEPVYKRNNIIIKSSIGDDGMACDTLLPNTDADGFRLPFKEEWLISARWTDSLQASIQKQQFDNGSYDQWSFNPETILPGFPLFNDNDNPSGSTIAYDDVSLGGSEPAKSSNDTFCVYGNYWNGSSWISTGVESTADVGSLGADSKNTLGLYDMGGNVAEWVFHDNLSSQVYAYGGSWDDRADKLRIYDGRVSRQRDSDDLYTGFRTLCVNIVEASTF; the protein is encoded by the coding sequence ATGGTGAAGAAAGTAATGCTTGCTCTTCTGGTATTTCTAATTTTCTTAACTTTCTCCTGTGAAATGGATTCGGGTGATGAATCAGGAACCGGTCAATACAATTCTGTGTCTTATTACAGTACTAATTCTGTGTCAGGATCTCCACCCATTGACGGGCAACAATACCAAATTGGAGATACAATTACTGTTTTGGGTAATCCCTATAAACTGAGGCAGCCTGGATCTGTACTGACAGCCTGGTTGAGTACAGCAGGCATTCATAATTTTGGTGACCAGATTTTGCTCACTGAGGAGATTTTATATAATAGCAACTGTTTAAGTTTTGAACCTGTCTGGAGAGAGGGATATTCTATTGAGTATTACGGTAATGGAAACACATCAGGGTCTATCCCTATTGCTATTGATTATGTTCAGATAGCAGAAAATTACACCACTCCTGATAATACGGGAGAGCTCAGTAAAGCCGGTTTTCAATTTGCAGGCTGGAGCAAATCACCCTTTGGTTATATTAATGGAGAGCTGATAAGACCTGGTGATGAAATAATTCTGGATAGTAACGCGAGATTGTTTGCTCAATGGGAGTTTAATGATCCCGGTATACAACATTATTCAGCAGATAATGTCAGTTTCAATATGACTCATGTACCAGAGGGTATTGATAGTCTAGATTATTTTTGGAACGACATCGAAGAATGGAAACACCCTTTCTGGATCTCTGAGACTGAGGTCACTTACGAACTCTGGTGGACTGTTAGAACATGGGCTGTTGCCAATGGCTATGATCTGGATCTTGGTTGTGAAGGAGGTCGAGTTGGTTCAAATACATCTGGGACGGTTCCTTCAGTCAACAAAAATAATCCTGTGACCAATATCTCATGGCGTGGGGCTATTGTTTGGTGTAATGCCCTGACTGAATGGTATAACGCCAATACAGGTTCGAATCTTGAACCCGTATATAAGAGAAATAATATAATAATAAAGTCTTCTATAGGTGATGATGGGATGGCTTGTGATACGCTGCTTCCCAATACGGATGCCGATGGTTTCCGCCTGCCCTTCAAAGAGGAGTGGCTCATCAGTGCCAGGTGGACAGACTCTCTGCAAGCCTCAATCCAGAAACAGCAATTTGATAATGGTTCATATGATCAATGGTCTTTTAACCCTGAGACTATCTTACCTGGATTTCCCCTTTTCAATGATAATGACAATCCCAGTGGATCAACAATAGCCTATGACGATGTTTCATTAGGGGGGAGTGAACCGGCAAAATCTTCCAATGATACTTTTTGCGTATATGGTAATTATTGGAATGGCAGTTCATGGATTTCGACAGGAGTAGAATCAACCGCAGATGTCGGGTCGTTGGGTGCTGACAGTAAGAATACATTGGGATTATATGATATGGGTGGAAATGTTGCAGAGTGGGTTTTCCATGATAATCTCTCATCACAAGTATACGCTTATGGTGGTAGTTGGGATGATAGAGCTGATAAATTGAGAATCTATGATGGCAGAGTTTCAAGACAAAGAGATTCAGACGATCTATATACTGGCTTCCGAACCCT
- a CDS encoding helix-turn-helix transcriptional regulator, with product MKLFLIGIFVVLFIELSVFLKQDVKLGIGLNYIIYLIFFLSFIHISYTDEIRKILKIETKVNEKIESIEEELRTLTYELEGYQAIVKEKETRINNLNHDIEKLNEPWTPIDLGKYKISEQEERTIRELCQNTELTNKEIAAALGVKEGTIKQNLNRIYKKLGVANRQKTIELCQQNYLTHPLKN from the coding sequence TTGAAGCTCTTCCTCATTGGAATATTTGTAGTCTTATTCATTGAATTATCAGTATTTCTTAAACAAGACGTAAAACTTGGAATTGGCTTAAACTACATAATATATTTAATCTTTTTCTTATCATTCATTCATATTTCTTATACCGACGAAATAAGAAAAATACTGAAAATAGAAACAAAAGTTAATGAAAAAATAGAATCAATAGAAGAAGAACTACGCACGCTTACTTATGAATTGGAAGGATATCAGGCCATTGTCAAAGAGAAGGAAACAAGGATCAACAACCTTAATCATGATATCGAAAAGCTTAATGAGCCATGGACACCTATTGATCTTGGCAAGTATAAAATCTCTGAGCAGGAAGAACGAACCATTAGAGAACTTTGTCAAAATACTGAGCTGACTAATAAGGAAATTGCTGCAGCTTTGGGAGTAAAAGAAGGAACTATAAAACAAAATCTGAACAGAATTTATAAAAAACTTGGTGTTGCCAATAGACAGAAAACTATTGAATTATGTCAACAAAACTATTTAACACATCCACTCAAAAATTAG
- a CDS encoding helix-turn-helix transcriptional regulator, which produces MTKISNEVHAIQIKISTFIAIVGFLVALSNFIFMVYSGFSIRESLLGKEVFLLVIFSLFFLILRRKTSILVLYLQVLIIYLNGIIAILDNHEAYNGYGLIIIAVLMMYKYGMLKNHVRTKIISITVSMIFFIEYSFYLKSNYSFGLSFNYILYFIFFFTIIYILYNSEINRILKIEKSFKSAINSKEKELELLINDIVEYKEMIKEKEHNISKLYSEIEILTEPWQPIDLQKYKISEREESIIKVLCENTDLSNKEIAGHLEIKEGTVKQNLNKVYRKFGISSRQKLIELCQSNYKNPIYKITQDVD; this is translated from the coding sequence ATGACTAAAATAAGTAATGAAGTTCATGCAATACAAATAAAAATATCTACATTTATAGCAATAGTCGGCTTCCTGGTCGCCTTATCTAACTTTATATTCATGGTCTATAGCGGTTTCTCAATAAGAGAAAGTTTATTAGGTAAGGAAGTATTTTTATTAGTTATATTTTCACTGTTTTTCTTAATACTAAGAAGGAAAACAAGCATATTGGTTTTATATCTTCAAGTACTGATAATCTATCTAAATGGAATTATAGCAATCCTAGATAACCATGAGGCATATAATGGATATGGCCTTATCATTATTGCCGTTTTGATGATGTATAAATATGGAATGCTGAAAAATCATGTTAGAACTAAAATTATATCAATTACTGTATCTATGATTTTTTTTATTGAATACTCATTTTACTTAAAGAGCAATTATTCCTTCGGACTTAGTTTTAACTATATTTTGTACTTTATATTCTTCTTTACAATTATCTATATACTTTATAATTCAGAAATCAATCGAATCCTTAAGATAGAAAAGAGTTTCAAGTCTGCAATTAATTCAAAAGAAAAGGAATTAGAATTACTGATAAACGACATAGTTGAATATAAAGAAATGATTAAGGAAAAGGAGCACAATATTTCTAAACTATACTCAGAAATTGAAATATTAACAGAACCATGGCAGCCAATTGATTTACAAAAATATAAAATATCAGAGCGGGAAGAATCTATCATAAAAGTCCTCTGTGAAAATACTGATTTATCCAATAAGGAAATTGCCGGACATCTAGAAATTAAGGAAGGAACCGTGAAACAAAATCTCAATAAAGTTTATAGAAAATTTGGAATATCAAGCAGACAAAAGTTAATTGAACTCTGTCAAAGTAATTATAAAAATCCTATTTATAAAATTACTCAAGATGTAGATTAA
- a CDS encoding YjjG family noncanonical pyrimidine nucleotidase gives MKITSIIFDVDGTLQDFKKAEIQALKELQSFMKDSASFDDFISSYHKVNDKIWIELEEGLIKGDVLKLERFRRFAELKQYDGDPEELSEHYLTALGKGAFPLEGATELLEQLKGQYPMAVITNGLTKVQEARFGALNYESIFDALLISEKEGVSKPDVEIFRRACRKMGVPMDRSVLMVGDSLSSDIGGGIAAGLQTCWYNPGGWENQSPHKADFEIRELSELIEILKP, from the coding sequence TTGAAAATCACAAGCATAATCTTTGACGTTGACGGAACCCTTCAGGATTTCAAAAAGGCTGAGATCCAGGCTCTTAAAGAGCTGCAGAGCTTTATGAAAGATAGTGCATCCTTTGATGATTTCATCTCCTCCTACCACAAGGTAAATGACAAAATATGGATTGAACTTGAAGAAGGACTTATTAAGGGGGATGTTCTAAAGCTGGAACGTTTCCGCCGTTTTGCAGAACTTAAACAATATGATGGTGACCCCGAGGAGCTCTCCGAGCATTATCTGACGGCCCTTGGAAAGGGTGCCTTTCCCCTTGAGGGAGCCACTGAACTTCTGGAACAGCTCAAGGGACAGTATCCCATGGCAGTAATCACCAATGGTCTGACAAAGGTCCAGGAGGCCCGCTTTGGGGCTCTGAATTATGAAAGTATATTCGATGCTCTGCTTATTTCAGAAAAAGAGGGTGTCAGCAAACCTGATGTAGAAATATTCAGGAGAGCCTGCAGGAAGATGGGAGTACCCATGGACAGATCAGTGCTGATGGTGGGTGACAGTCTGAGCTCAGATATCGGGGGGGGAATAGCTGCGGGATTACAGACCTGCTGGTATAACCCCGGTGGCTGGGAAAACCAGTCACCCCATAAGGCTGATTTCGAGATAAGAGAATTATCTGAATTGATTGAAATTCTGAAACCCTAG
- a CDS encoding TetR/AcrR family transcriptional regulator, with translation MPKIIDHEKRKQEILKRAFVIFAQKGYQDTNLSYIADRCGISRPTLYLYFKDKEEIFYYAVKQMTEGMFHDYKGLIVDNGQSELEKLKFICRDIIEKSYRKRDFFSSLADFLFQMKRQGKDYSRDIEKRTVGLIYLFSIIIRKGIKTGEFRKVPAKETAYQLFSLIEAFAFQIAMIEKFEPSGAVSVTISYLDSLSVSCT, from the coding sequence ATGCCGAAGATAATTGATCACGAAAAAAGAAAACAGGAAATCCTTAAACGGGCATTTGTAATATTTGCCCAGAAAGGATATCAGGATACGAATCTCTCATATATTGCCGACCGCTGCGGAATCTCCAGGCCCACCCTATACCTCTACTTTAAAGATAAGGAAGAGATCTTCTACTATGCTGTTAAGCAGATGACCGAAGGAATGTTTCACGATTACAAGGGATTGATTGTAGATAATGGCCAGAGTGAGCTTGAAAAACTGAAGTTCATCTGCCGGGATATTATTGAGAAGAGTTACAGGAAACGAGATTTCTTTTCCTCTCTGGCAGACTTCCTTTTTCAGATGAAACGTCAGGGTAAGGACTACTCCAGGGATATTGAGAAAAGGACTGTCGGCCTGATCTATCTTTTTTCAATCATTATCAGAAAAGGGATAAAAACCGGTGAGTTCAGAAAGGTCCCGGCCAAAGAGACGGCCTATCAGCTCTTCAGCCTGATTGAAGCCTTTGCTTTTCAGATCGCCATGATAGAGAAGTTTGAACCCTCAGGGGCAGTCTCTGTGACTATTTCCTATCTGGACAGTCTCTCGGTCAGCTGTACCTAG
- a CDS encoding DMT family transporter: MNKKDWLLLTFLSLLWGGSYFFVEIALTALPIFTIVFLRVFTGAALLLLFIFITGRKFPRDKKVWFSLFVMGILNNVIPFTMIVSGQQYISSGFASILIAATPFFTVTAAHFLTKDEKINAGKITGVFFGVLGVSVLIGFDSLTWGSNELLGIIFILTASLSYSIAGIWGKRFKSMNIDPVITSTGQLICSSSILLPVMLIIDRPWNLPLPPLEVWGAIIGIALFSTSVAYIVYFKILSNSGATNVLLVTFLIPIVAVVLGVFLLSEDFKMQYIYGMFIIGIGLLAIDGRFIRKVKGRINGTT, from the coding sequence ATGAATAAAAAAGACTGGCTGCTTCTAACATTCCTTTCGCTTCTCTGGGGAGGATCATACTTCTTTGTTGAGATAGCACTTACAGCCCTGCCTATTTTCACTATTGTTTTTCTTCGGGTTTTTACCGGAGCCGCATTGTTACTCCTGTTCATATTCATAACAGGAAGGAAATTTCCAAGAGATAAAAAGGTCTGGTTCAGTCTCTTTGTTATGGGGATTCTGAACAATGTAATTCCCTTTACTATGATTGTAAGCGGACAGCAGTATATCAGCAGCGGATTCGCCTCTATCCTGATTGCGGCAACACCTTTCTTCACGGTTACGGCTGCTCATTTCCTGACAAAGGACGAGAAGATAAATGCCGGGAAAATAACGGGTGTGTTCTTCGGGGTTCTGGGTGTTTCGGTTCTTATCGGATTCGATTCACTAACCTGGGGATCAAATGAATTACTGGGAATCATCTTTATCTTAACCGCATCTCTCTCTTATTCCATTGCCGGGATCTGGGGGAAACGCTTTAAATCCATGAATATCGATCCGGTTATTACTTCCACAGGTCAGCTTATCTGCTCCTCATCAATCCTGCTCCCTGTTATGCTGATTATAGACAGGCCATGGAATCTCCCCCTTCCTCCTCTAGAGGTATGGGGAGCAATAATCGGGATTGCTTTATTCTCTACCTCTGTGGCCTACATTGTATACTTCAAGATCCTTTCTAATTCAGGAGCAACCAATGTTCTCCTTGTTACATTCCTGATTCCCATTGTAGCCGTAGTCCTGGGAGTCTTTTTATTGTCAGAAGATTTTAAGATGCAGTATATCTATGGAATGTTCATAATCGGAATAGGACTGCTTGCCATTGACGGACGCTTTATCCGGAAGGTAAAGGGCAGGATTAATGGTACAACATAA
- a CDS encoding DUF2442 domain-containing protein translates to MYKAVIDVKPLADYMLQITFEDNTIKKFDVKPYLGVGIFSELKDIGLFNSVNVVFDTIEWPNGADIDPEVLYQESIVISTQSIA, encoded by the coding sequence ATGTATAAGGCTGTAATAGATGTAAAACCTCTTGCTGATTATATGCTCCAGATAACATTTGAAGATAATACAATTAAGAAATTTGATGTAAAACCATATCTTGGAGTTGGTATCTTTTCTGAATTGAAAGATATTGGATTGTTCAATTCTGTAAATGTAGTATTTGATACCATCGAATGGCCAAATGGTGCAGATATAGATCCTGAAGTCTTATATCAAGAGAGTATTGTTATATCCACTCAATCCATAGCTTAA
- a CDS encoding DUF4160 domain-containing protein has translation MPTLSMFFGIVIRMYLGRKEHNPPHFHAYYQDSKGVFDISKCELTEGNLPRRQVKLIEAWAELHKEELLADWRLAQNGEIPFKIDPLK, from the coding sequence ATGCCAACGCTATCAATGTTTTTTGGAATTGTGATTAGAATGTATTTGGGGCGGAAAGAACACAATCCACCACATTTTCATGCTTACTATCAAGATTCAAAGGGTGTTTTTGATATCAGCAAATGTGAATTGACAGAAGGAAATTTACCCAGAAGGCAAGTAAAGTTGATTGAAGCATGGGCTGAATTGCATAAAGAAGAATTATTGGCGGATTGGAGATTAGCCCAGAATGGTGAAATCCCGTTTAAAATTGATCCGCTTAAATAG
- the fabV gene encoding enoyl-ACP reductase FabV — translation MILEPKIMRGVCLTSHPEGCEKEVLNQIDYVKSQGSIDMPRRVLVVGCSTGFGLASRITATFAGGSETIGVSFEKGPSDKRSASPGWYNNRAFDKAAAKAGIKSHTLDGDAFSDGIKDEAAAWIGENWGQVDMIIYSLASPVRRDPESGVTYRSVLKPIGKPYTAQSVDFMTAAISDVTIEPAAEEEIAPTVKVMGGEDWARWISQFKAAGLLAEGFRTVSYSYIGPAVTYPVYREGTIGKAKEDLENSAASLTSMLKDVSGQAFVSVNKALVTRASSVIPVVPLYMALLFRVMKEKGIHEGCIEQMYRLFSDRLKPGAGVLVDDKGRIRVDDWEMREDVQSEVSELWDQVTTENISELSDIKGFREDFLKLHGFNVEGIDYDKEVDLTAY, via the coding sequence ATGATATTAGAACCTAAAATTATGAGAGGCGTCTGCCTTACTTCCCATCCTGAGGGATGCGAGAAGGAAGTCCTCAATCAGATAGATTACGTAAAGTCCCAGGGCAGCATTGATATGCCCAGGAGAGTCCTGGTGGTGGGATGTTCAACCGGATTCGGTCTGGCCTCCCGCATCACAGCCACTTTTGCCGGCGGCTCTGAAACCATCGGTGTTTCCTTTGAGAAAGGACCCTCTGACAAAAGATCTGCCAGCCCCGGCTGGTACAACAATAGGGCCTTTGACAAGGCCGCTGCTAAAGCAGGCATCAAGTCCCACACCCTGGACGGTGATGCATTCTCAGACGGCATCAAAGATGAAGCCGCCGCATGGATCGGTGAAAACTGGGGACAGGTGGACATGATCATCTACTCCCTGGCATCCCCCGTCCGTAGGGATCCCGAAAGTGGAGTGACCTACAGATCCGTACTCAAACCAATTGGAAAACCATACACGGCACAGTCCGTGGATTTTATGACTGCAGCAATAAGCGATGTAACAATTGAACCTGCTGCAGAAGAAGAGATCGCCCCCACCGTAAAGGTAATGGGCGGTGAAGACTGGGCGCGCTGGATATCACAGTTCAAAGCCGCAGGCCTCCTGGCCGAAGGTTTCAGAACCGTATCCTATTCCTATATCGGCCCCGCCGTAACCTATCCTGTTTATCGGGAAGGAACCATCGGCAAGGCCAAAGAGGATCTGGAAAACAGCGCAGCCTCACTCACATCTATGCTGAAAGATGTATCCGGACAGGCCTTTGTGTCTGTCAACAAAGCTCTGGTTACTCGTGCCAGTTCTGTCATACCCGTCGTGCCCCTCTATATGGCCCTGCTTTTCAGAGTCATGAAGGAAAAGGGCATTCACGAAGGCTGCATCGAACAGATGTACCGCCTCTTCTCGGATCGTCTCAAACCGGGAGCAGGAGTTCTCGTAGATGATAAGGGACGTATCCGTGTAGACGACTGGGAAATGAGAGAGGACGTACAGAGCGAGGTCTCAGAATTATGGGACCAGGTCACTACAGAGAATATATCTGAGCTATCGGATATAAAAGGTTTTCGTGAGGATTTTCTAAAACTTCACGGATTCAATGTAGAAGGCATCGACTATGATAAGGAGGTGGATCTTACAGCATATTAA
- the fabZ gene encoding 3-hydroxyacyl-ACP dehydratase FabZ, producing the protein MSKEMEQLLPHRAPFLFVDRLEDVSEEGCTGYRKYTDDDFFFRGHFPEYPVVPGVLLVEAMAQCGGAGLKQQTKEEGLFFLASIEKAKFRRQVRPGDEVRMEIVNERISGMMIKQKGKAFVGDEMAAEASWMCIMKKES; encoded by the coding sequence ATGTCAAAAGAAATGGAACAACTCCTTCCCCATAGAGCCCCCTTTCTATTTGTAGACCGTCTGGAAGATGTGTCTGAAGAGGGCTGTACAGGTTATAGAAAATACACGGATGATGATTTTTTCTTTAGGGGGCATTTTCCGGAATACCCCGTAGTTCCCGGTGTACTCCTTGTGGAGGCCATGGCACAGTGCGGTGGTGCGGGACTCAAACAACAGACCAAGGAAGAAGGCCTCTTCTTCCTGGCATCCATCGAAAAAGCCAAGTTCCGCCGACAGGTTCGCCCCGGTGATGAAGTCCGTATGGAAATCGTTAATGAGAGAATCAGCGGAATGATGATCAAGCAGAAAGGAAAAGCCTTCGTCGGTGATGAAATGGCCGCCGAAGCATCCTGGATGTGTATCATGAAAAAGGAAAGCTAA
- the fabF gene encoding beta-ketoacyl-ACP synthase II, which yields MKRRVVVTGVGTVNPAGNDIPSFWKSLKEGKTGIGPITHFDTEGFAAKVAGEVKDFDPSQYIDRKEARKMARFTVFAVASAVQAAEDAGLKEGNFDPYRTGVCLGNGIGGFEVIEENMMQLFKRGPSGIAPMTIPKMICNEGPANVSIKLGLHGPSTVVATACASATDAVGQSLDLIRSGRVDCMFTGGMEAAITSFSIGGFSKIQALSTKYNETPEKACRPFDKDRDGFIMGEGAGVLILEELEHAKKRNAPIYAELVGYGSTCDAGHLTAPDPDGIGAAASMTLALDDAGLKPEDIDYINAHGTSTPTNDPIETKAIKLAFGDHAYKLKVSSSKGVTAHMVGGAGGVEAIVSVLAIKNGFIPGTLNLENPDEGCDLDYVPGAGIDAEVNTVLSDSLGFGGHNASIIFKKYKD from the coding sequence ATGAAAAGACGTGTAGTAGTTACAGGAGTGGGAACAGTTAACCCCGCAGGAAACGATATTCCCTCTTTCTGGAAATCCCTGAAAGAAGGCAAGACCGGAATCGGTCCCATAACCCATTTTGATACAGAAGGGTTTGCTGCAAAAGTTGCAGGAGAAGTCAAAGATTTTGATCCTTCCCAATATATTGACAGAAAAGAGGCCCGTAAGATGGCCCGCTTCACTGTTTTTGCCGTAGCATCTGCCGTTCAGGCTGCCGAAGATGCAGGACTCAAGGAAGGAAACTTTGACCCCTATAGAACAGGTGTATGCCTGGGAAATGGAATCGGAGGCTTCGAAGTTATCGAAGAAAACATGATGCAGCTCTTTAAAAGAGGTCCCTCGGGAATCGCTCCCATGACCATTCCCAAGATGATCTGTAACGAAGGACCTGCTAATGTCTCCATCAAGTTGGGACTTCATGGACCATCCACTGTTGTAGCCACTGCCTGTGCCAGTGCCACCGATGCCGTAGGCCAGTCTCTTGATCTGATCAGAAGCGGAAGAGTCGACTGCATGTTCACCGGCGGTATGGAAGCTGCCATCACTTCTTTCAGTATTGGAGGGTTCTCCAAGATCCAGGCTCTCTCCACCAAATATAACGAAACCCCGGAAAAGGCATGCCGTCCCTTTGACAAAGACCGTGACGGATTTATCATGGGAGAAGGTGCAGGTGTTCTGATTCTCGAAGAACTGGAACATGCCAAAAAAAGAAACGCACCCATCTATGCCGAGCTCGTAGGTTATGGCTCCACCTGTGATGCCGGGCACCTCACTGCACCGGACCCTGATGGAATTGGTGCCGCTGCCTCCATGACACTCGCTCTGGATGATGCTGGACTCAAGCCCGAAGATATTGATTATATAAATGCTCATGGAACATCCACTCCTACTAACGACCCCATTGAAACCAAGGCCATTAAGCTTGCCTTTGGTGATCATGCCTATAAACTGAAGGTCTCTTCCTCCAAGGGAGTGACTGCACATATGGTCGGTGGTGCAGGTGGTGTGGAAGCCATTGTCTCCGTGCTGGCTATCAAAAATGGATTTATCCCCGGTACACTGAACCTGGAGAACCCCGATGAGGGCTGTGATCTGGACTATGTACCAGGAGCAGGAATTGATGCTGAAGTTAACACCGTATTAAGCGACTCCCTTGGATTCGGCGGACACAACGCCTCCATCATTTTTAAGAAGTATAAGGATTAA